The following proteins are encoded in a genomic region of Saccharopolyspora antimicrobica:
- a CDS encoding nucleotide sugar dehydrogenase, whose translation MQRDGRTAVGTKRAVAFPRTDGCRRSPEEAIGIPGSRVVVVGQGYVGLPVAMRACEAGFDVVGLDIDEDRIDLLQRGKSFIDDVDDERLAAALATGRYVPTSDHAELRGFDFASVCVPTPLHDGAPDLRYIEKAARVLSTHISTGCCVVLESTTYPGTTEEIFVPILEAGSGLRAGADFHVGYSPERIDPSNPTWKFHNTPKIVSGVDAESLRVVRHFYDQLVEVTVPVPGTREAELAKLLENTFRHINIALVNELAVFAHGLGVDVWSVLDAAASKPFGFMRFSPGPGVGGHCLPIDPSYLSWQVRRSLGQEFRLVDVANDINEHMPDYVVARATEHLNRRRKSVNSSDVLLIGLTYKPNSGDARNSPSMAVAERLDRLGANLRAVDPLIDPDEVPSHVRLVGFDADQISQSDLIIVLTDHDMLDWALLERYADRVLDTRNRLRSPQVERF comes from the coding sequence ATGCAGCGAGATGGCCGAACGGCCGTGGGAACGAAGCGTGCCGTCGCATTTCCACGAACGGACGGATGCAGGAGAAGTCCGGAAGAGGCGATCGGAATCCCCGGTTCACGAGTTGTCGTCGTCGGCCAGGGCTACGTGGGCCTTCCGGTCGCCATGCGCGCCTGCGAGGCAGGATTTGACGTCGTCGGTCTTGACATCGACGAGGACCGCATCGATCTGCTCCAGAGGGGCAAGTCCTTCATCGACGACGTGGACGACGAGCGACTCGCGGCGGCTCTGGCGACGGGCCGGTACGTGCCAACCAGCGATCACGCCGAACTGCGTGGATTCGACTTCGCTTCGGTGTGCGTACCTACTCCACTGCACGACGGCGCACCGGACCTGCGGTACATTGAGAAGGCTGCCCGTGTGTTGTCCACGCACATCTCGACCGGCTGCTGCGTAGTGCTCGAGTCCACCACCTACCCGGGTACCACGGAGGAAATATTCGTACCGATCCTGGAGGCCGGTTCAGGACTGCGCGCGGGTGCCGACTTTCACGTCGGTTACAGTCCAGAACGCATCGACCCGAGCAACCCGACCTGGAAGTTCCACAACACGCCCAAGATCGTTTCCGGTGTGGACGCGGAATCGCTGCGCGTCGTCCGACACTTCTACGACCAGCTGGTGGAGGTGACCGTTCCAGTTCCAGGCACTCGGGAGGCGGAACTTGCAAAGCTTCTGGAGAACACCTTCCGGCACATCAACATCGCGTTGGTCAATGAACTCGCGGTGTTCGCGCACGGACTCGGCGTGGACGTGTGGTCAGTCCTCGATGCGGCGGCCAGCAAACCGTTCGGGTTCATGCGCTTCTCGCCCGGCCCCGGTGTCGGCGGGCACTGCCTGCCAATCGACCCCTCCTACTTGTCCTGGCAGGTGAGGCGTTCCCTGGGACAGGAGTTCCGATTGGTCGACGTCGCCAACGACATCAACGAACACATGCCGGATTATGTCGTCGCACGTGCCACGGAACACCTGAATCGGCGCCGGAAGTCCGTGAACAGCAGCGACGTCCTGCTGATCGGGTTGACCTACAAGCCGAACTCCGGTGACGCACGCAACTCCCCGTCGATGGCCGTGGCAGAGCGCCTTGACCGGCTCGGCGCCAACCTTCGCGCGGTCGACCCTCTTATCGACCCGGACGAAGTTCCGTCCCACGTACGGCTAGTGGGGTTCGATGCCGACCAGATTTCCCAGTCTGACCTGATAATCGTGCTGACCGACCACGACATGCTCGACTGGGCGCTGCTGGAGCGCTACGCCGACCGCGTGCTGGACACCCGCAACCGGCTCCGCTCACCGCAGGTGGAACGGTTTTGA
- a CDS encoding GNAT family N-acetyltransferase, which produces MTTLFVATTGGHLAQLHGLSERIPADGPAVWVTNRNEQSTSMLADRDVVHVRPVGCRSVSGVLRCLPIAHRLWRARGITRAISTGSGIALGFLPYLAARGVECHYIESAARVNSPSLTGKLLRWVPRVRVYTQYPDAAGRGWRHGGSQFDVYRATTADFPLGDRLRVVVTVGSSVYPFRRLIESLVPLLERDGALQRATGLPVEVLWQTGPAPVDDLPIQTKPYLPINQLAEALSSADVVISHSGTGSVLLAFDAGKAPVVVTRERRFGEAIDDHQRQLATELGRRGLVRHREIGAITVDDLLAARSTAVGTLREPPPFRLSRTHAKPLMRSTTPDIVTVDPRKDPRWAELAAGPQGSVFTSQPWLEALCRTYGFNAEARIAVDASGAAVGGFAWVRVRDVRGERLCSLPFSDWADPFAPNETVWQQLTSGVVDQGVPMMLRCLRSEVPVRDPRLGETGRLAWHATRLDAPLPELHQRISATARRNIAAAERNGVRIVANTGVEALRNFHRMQVRLRKRKYRMLAQPVEFFENLWEQFHPDDSVVTMTARVGDEPVAAAVFLQWNGVLHFKFGSSLQDRLKLRPNDAIYWEGIRWAVDRGLRLVDWGVSDLDQPGLLHFKRKYADDEKQVVALRSQGESSTERSEVDDLLGDITGLFTDESVPDDITGRAGSLLYRYFC; this is translated from the coding sequence ATGACGACGCTCTTCGTGGCCACCACGGGTGGTCACCTGGCGCAGCTGCACGGACTGTCCGAGCGGATTCCCGCGGACGGCCCGGCGGTATGGGTGACAAACCGCAACGAGCAGAGCACGTCGATGCTGGCGGATCGGGACGTCGTACACGTCCGGCCGGTCGGATGCCGCAGCGTGTCGGGCGTGCTGCGGTGCCTGCCGATAGCGCACCGCCTGTGGCGTGCCCGGGGCATCACCCGCGCCATCTCCACCGGTTCCGGCATCGCACTCGGTTTTCTGCCCTACCTGGCCGCGCGCGGCGTGGAGTGCCACTACATCGAAAGCGCCGCACGGGTGAACAGCCCGTCATTGACCGGGAAACTGCTCCGCTGGGTACCCCGGGTCCGGGTCTACACCCAGTACCCGGACGCTGCTGGCCGCGGCTGGCGCCACGGCGGCAGCCAGTTCGACGTTTACCGGGCGACGACCGCCGACTTCCCGCTGGGAGACAGGTTGCGCGTGGTGGTCACGGTGGGCTCATCGGTGTACCCGTTCCGCCGCCTGATCGAATCGCTGGTGCCGCTGCTCGAGCGGGACGGTGCGTTGCAGCGCGCGACCGGCCTGCCGGTCGAGGTGCTTTGGCAGACCGGTCCGGCGCCGGTGGACGACCTGCCGATCCAAACCAAGCCGTACCTGCCGATCAACCAGCTTGCGGAGGCACTATCGTCGGCCGACGTGGTGATCAGCCACTCCGGTACCGGGTCCGTGCTACTGGCCTTCGATGCGGGGAAAGCGCCGGTGGTGGTCACCCGGGAGCGCCGGTTCGGTGAGGCCATCGACGACCACCAGCGCCAGCTCGCGACCGAACTCGGCCGCCGCGGCCTGGTACGGCACCGGGAAATCGGCGCTATCACCGTCGATGACCTGCTAGCAGCGCGGTCCACGGCGGTGGGAACGCTGCGGGAGCCACCACCGTTCCGGCTCTCCCGTACGCATGCGAAGCCCCTGATGCGAAGCACCACTCCCGATATCGTCACCGTCGACCCGCGGAAGGATCCGCGATGGGCCGAACTCGCCGCTGGCCCGCAGGGCAGCGTGTTCACCTCGCAACCGTGGCTGGAGGCACTGTGCCGGACGTACGGTTTCAACGCTGAAGCTCGCATCGCGGTGGACGCGTCGGGAGCGGCAGTCGGCGGCTTCGCCTGGGTCCGCGTCCGGGACGTCCGCGGAGAACGGCTGTGCAGTCTGCCGTTCTCCGATTGGGCGGACCCATTCGCGCCCAACGAGACCGTATGGCAACAGCTCACCTCCGGGGTCGTCGACCAGGGCGTCCCCATGATGTTGCGGTGCTTGCGTTCCGAGGTCCCCGTGCGGGATCCGCGGCTGGGGGAAACCGGCCGGCTTGCCTGGCACGCGACGCGGCTGGACGCTCCCTTGCCCGAACTCCACCAACGGATCTCTGCCACCGCCCGCCGCAACATAGCTGCGGCCGAGCGGAACGGTGTCCGGATCGTCGCCAACACCGGTGTGGAAGCGCTGAGGAACTTTCACCGGATGCAGGTCCGCCTGCGCAAGCGCAAGTACCGGATGCTGGCCCAGCCGGTGGAGTTCTTCGAGAACTTGTGGGAGCAGTTCCATCCCGACGACTCGGTGGTGACCATGACAGCGCGCGTGGGCGACGAACCTGTCGCTGCTGCGGTGTTCTTGCAGTGGAACGGCGTGCTGCACTTCAAGTTCGGTTCGTCGTTGCAGGACCGGCTGAAGCTGCGCCCCAACGACGCGATCTACTGGGAGGGGATCCGCTGGGCTGTGGATCGCGGGCTCAGGCTGGTCGACTGGGGCGTCAGCGACCTCGATCAGCCGGGGCTGCTGCACTTCAAGCGGAAGTACGCCGATGACGAGAAGCAGGTCGTGGCCTTGCGCTCGCAAGGCGAGTCCTCGACTGAACGGTCCGAAGTGGATGACCTGCTCGGCGACATCACCGGGTTGTTCACCGACGAATCCGTCCCCGATGACATCACCGGTAGAGCCGGATCCTTGCTTTACCGGTACTTCTGCTAG
- a CDS encoding sugar transferase, which produces MLSTGLPTCRRPTPMVRAKRAPETLNPGRRRPLWEQAVLRGIDVVGAAVGLAVLAPPMLIVAGIIRLTSRGPALFRQRRVGQGGKPFTLYKFRTMQLGCSDEPLREMIARELRGEKTSVGGSFKLDRDPRITSVGSWLRRTSFDELPQLLNVLRGDMALVGPRPCLEWEAAMFPPEFAARSAVKPGLTGLWQVSGRSTMGTLDMLRLDLVYVRSRSLQTDLGILARTLPSMLRGGGAR; this is translated from the coding sequence TTGCTCTCGACCGGTCTCCCGACGTGTAGGAGACCGACACCGATGGTGCGGGCGAAGCGCGCACCGGAAACGTTGAACCCGGGCAGACGGCGCCCTCTGTGGGAGCAGGCCGTGCTGCGCGGGATCGACGTGGTCGGTGCAGCCGTCGGATTGGCGGTGCTTGCGCCGCCGATGCTCATCGTCGCCGGCATCATCCGCCTCACCAGCCGAGGTCCTGCGCTGTTCCGGCAACGCCGGGTCGGGCAGGGCGGAAAGCCGTTCACCCTCTACAAGTTCCGCACCATGCAACTGGGGTGCAGCGACGAACCGCTCCGCGAGATGATCGCTCGCGAGTTGCGCGGTGAGAAGACCTCCGTCGGCGGCAGTTTCAAGCTGGACCGCGATCCGCGCATCACCTCGGTTGGTTCTTGGCTGCGGCGTACCAGCTTCGACGAGTTGCCGCAGCTGCTGAACGTGCTACGCGGTGACATGGCGCTGGTGGGCCCACGTCCGTGCCTCGAGTGGGAGGCCGCGATGTTCCCACCGGAGTTCGCCGCACGGAGCGCGGTGAAACCCGGGCTGACCGGGCTGTGGCAGGTCAGCGGCCGCAGCACCATGGGCACCTTGGACATGCTTCGGCTGGACCTGGTTTACGTGCGGTCCCGCAGCCTGCAGACCGATCTCGGCATCCTCGCCCGAACCCTGCCGTCGATGCTGCGCGGGGGCGGTGCCCGATGA
- a CDS encoding MFS transporter, with protein MNVTARISQAPMSGYQWLIVALCTFMNCLDGFDVMAVAFTGPSVTEEFALSGSEFGLLVSVGLIGMAIGSMLLAPFADLIGRRPLILISLTLGTIGMFGAAAASSVTVMGLFRLITGIGVGGVLASTNVIASEFSNSKNRGLAIGIYTAGYGIGATAASLVAKATVGGDWRIVFYAGGAGTLLALIVIAVVLPESVAFLEQRRPSGALERINRTLARMRVEAVTDADLDEAAATRTATERAGSGWLKQLLTPTILLWLVLITIMFGFYFVNSWTPTLLVEEGLSEGAAVTAGMAISIGGTVGSVLYGVAARVRAPRVVLIGFSLFSAAMMIVFIVTASTLWLGVGIGVIVGALINGCIAGAYTVGPPLYPANIRSVGMGWALGMGRIGAILSPTVAGMLKDAGASATQLYVGAAVVVALCALVLVSLRRYDPESARTPNEALAA; from the coding sequence ATGAACGTCACCGCACGCATCTCGCAGGCACCGATGAGCGGCTACCAATGGTTGATCGTCGCGCTCTGCACCTTCATGAACTGCCTGGACGGCTTCGACGTCATGGCAGTCGCCTTCACCGGGCCGTCGGTCACCGAGGAGTTCGCGCTCAGCGGCTCGGAGTTCGGCCTGCTGGTCTCAGTAGGTCTGATCGGGATGGCGATCGGCTCGATGCTGCTCGCCCCCTTCGCCGACCTCATCGGTCGACGCCCGCTGATCCTGATCAGCCTCACCCTCGGCACGATCGGCATGTTCGGCGCGGCGGCGGCATCGTCGGTGACGGTGATGGGCCTCTTCCGCCTCATCACCGGCATCGGTGTCGGCGGCGTCCTGGCCAGCACCAACGTGATCGCCAGCGAGTTCTCCAACTCCAAGAACCGCGGTCTCGCCATCGGCATCTACACCGCCGGGTACGGGATCGGGGCCACCGCGGCCAGCCTGGTCGCGAAGGCCACCGTGGGCGGAGACTGGCGAATCGTCTTCTACGCCGGCGGTGCCGGGACCCTGCTCGCCTTGATCGTGATCGCCGTCGTCCTGCCCGAGTCGGTCGCCTTCCTCGAGCAGCGCCGTCCGAGCGGCGCGCTGGAGCGGATCAACCGGACGCTGGCCCGGATGCGGGTGGAGGCTGTCACGGACGCCGACCTCGACGAGGCGGCCGCCACGCGGACGGCCACCGAACGGGCCGGCTCAGGATGGCTCAAGCAGCTCCTGACCCCGACGATCCTGCTCTGGCTGGTCCTCATCACGATCATGTTCGGCTTCTACTTCGTCAACAGCTGGACCCCCACGCTCCTGGTCGAGGAAGGCCTCTCCGAAGGCGCCGCGGTGACTGCCGGGATGGCGATCTCGATCGGCGGCACAGTCGGCTCGGTCCTCTACGGCGTCGCCGCCCGAGTGCGCGCGCCGCGCGTGGTGCTGATCGGGTTCTCCCTGTTCTCGGCCGCGATGATGATCGTCTTCATCGTCACCGCCTCGACCCTGTGGCTCGGGGTCGGCATCGGCGTCATCGTCGGCGCTCTGATCAACGGCTGCATCGCCGGTGCCTACACCGTCGGCCCGCCGCTCTACCCGGCCAACATCCGCAGCGTCGGCATGGGCTGGGCACTCGGGATGGGACGCATCGGCGCCATCCTGTCCCCGACCGTCGCCGGCATGCTCAAGGACGCAGGTGCTTCCGCGACGCAACTCTACGTCGGTGCCGCCGTGGTGGTCGCTCTCTGCGCGCTCGTCCTGGTCAGCCTGCGCCGGTACGACCCCGAATCCGCCCGCACGCCGAACGAGGCACTCGCCGCCTGA
- a CDS encoding PDR/VanB family oxidoreductase encodes MAVQAQTRWQRAQVVEVSDVADGIRRIVLAPEQPEHAAPGTHIDVQIGDDARRVRSYSVVRSEDGGRRLTLSVRLSPTSSGGSAAMHRLRVGDDLGVTGPLQNFPLAVGATRYVLVAGGIGVTALVAMASALRRRGADYQLVLVGRSRAAMAYLDDLVAEHGDRVRVHVDDEGTSLAVEDLVAGIARTPAAAGTELYMCGPIGLMNAISRRWAEHDLPTTNLRFETFGSGGQHQAEEFLVRLPDLDREIVVAPDTSILDALEAAGVDTLSDCRKGECGLCLAKVVDSTGTIDHRDVFLSDSQKERSNRLCLCVSRAVASGSGSGDPAVLSLRLT; translated from the coding sequence ATGGCGGTGCAGGCACAGACCCGCTGGCAGCGGGCCCAGGTGGTCGAGGTCTCCGACGTCGCCGACGGCATCCGCCGCATCGTCCTGGCCCCCGAGCAGCCCGAGCACGCCGCGCCCGGCACGCACATCGACGTCCAGATCGGGGACGACGCCCGCCGGGTCCGCTCCTACTCCGTGGTGCGCTCCGAGGACGGCGGCCGCAGGCTGACGCTCAGCGTGCGGCTCTCCCCCACCTCATCCGGCGGCTCGGCCGCGATGCACCGATTGCGGGTCGGGGACGACCTGGGGGTCACCGGGCCGCTGCAGAACTTCCCGCTCGCGGTCGGCGCGACCCGCTACGTGCTCGTCGCCGGCGGCATCGGCGTCACCGCGCTGGTGGCCATGGCCTCCGCGCTGCGCCGGCGCGGTGCCGACTACCAGCTGGTGCTCGTCGGACGCAGCCGCGCCGCGATGGCCTACCTCGACGATCTGGTCGCCGAGCACGGCGACCGCGTCCGCGTCCACGTCGACGACGAGGGCACCTCGCTGGCGGTGGAGGACCTCGTCGCCGGTATCGCCCGGACACCCGCCGCTGCGGGCACCGAGCTCTACATGTGCGGCCCGATCGGGCTCATGAACGCCATCTCGCGGCGCTGGGCCGAGCACGACCTGCCGACGACCAACCTGCGCTTCGAGACATTCGGTTCCGGCGGTCAGCACCAGGCCGAGGAGTTCCTGGTACGCCTCCCCGACCTCGACCGGGAGATCGTCGTCGCACCCGACACCTCGATCCTCGACGCCCTCGAGGCGGCCGGAGTCGACACGCTCTCGGACTGCCGCAAGGGCGAGTGCGGGCTGTGCCTGGCGAAGGTGGTCGACTCCACCGGCACCATCGACCACCGCGACGTCTTCCTGAGCGATTCCCAGAAGGAGCGCTCGAACAGGTTGTGCCTCTGCGTCTCCCGAGCAGTGGCATCCGGCAGCGGCTCGGGAGATCCCGCTGTCCTCTCCCTCCGCCTCACCTGA
- a CDS encoding PadR family transcriptional regulator has protein sequence MSLRYALIALLTGRPMTGYDISKSFSRSVAHVWHAPDSQIYPELNRMERDGLLTSVEVPWGKKGTKKEYHVTDAGLTDFREWMESPLAPQRQRDPAYLKAAYFDFADPASVREQLRQQQAYWEEQLSMLEGTRAALVDRTHPTLAARLPKLTEREAEFAVRYKVYAYDGLIARARTELNWIADGFALVDELYGS, from the coding sequence GTGTCGCTGCGTTACGCGCTGATCGCGCTCCTCACCGGTCGTCCGATGACCGGGTACGACATCTCGAAGAGCTTCAGCCGCTCGGTGGCCCACGTCTGGCACGCCCCGGACTCGCAGATCTACCCCGAGCTCAATCGGATGGAGCGAGACGGGCTGCTCACCTCGGTCGAGGTGCCCTGGGGCAAGAAGGGGACGAAGAAGGAGTACCACGTCACCGACGCGGGCCTCACCGACTTCCGGGAGTGGATGGAGTCCCCGCTGGCGCCTCAGCGGCAGCGCGACCCGGCGTACCTGAAGGCGGCTTACTTCGACTTCGCCGACCCCGCGTCGGTGCGTGAGCAGCTCCGGCAGCAGCAGGCGTACTGGGAGGAGCAGTTGAGCATGCTCGAGGGCACGCGGGCTGCGCTCGTCGACCGCACCCATCCCACCCTGGCGGCCCGCCTGCCCAAGCTGACCGAGCGCGAGGCCGAGTTCGCGGTGCGCTACAAGGTGTACGCCTACGACGGCCTCATCGCCCGCGCCCGCACCGAACTGAATTGGATCGCGGACGGTTTCGCCCTCGTCGACGAGCTGTACGGCTCCTGA
- a CDS encoding aromatic ring-hydroxylating dioxygenase subunit alpha, translated as MLSTASPETDTAPPTTAAAKIFNHPRKAWYVAAWDHEVTGKQPLARTVAGVPLALWRNAEGRAVALADACWHRLAPLSKGKVLGDELQCPYHGLRYNAAGRCTGMPAQETINPSAMVPSYPVVERYRYVWVWVGDPDLADPTAVPDMHQMDDPAWAGDGETIHADCNYQLILDNLMDLTHEEFVHSSSIGQEELSEAEFDVTHEGNTVTVSRWMRDIDAPPFWLKNMRDKFPDFSGKVDRWQIIHFEAPGTIRIDVGVAKAGTGAPEGDRSQGVNGYVMNTITPETHRTSHYFWAFMRNYRLDSQTITTQLRQAVHGVFGEDEEMLRAQQRAIDANPEHEFYSLNIDAGGMWVRQILERMLAAEGRPSSAADAGQGA; from the coding sequence TTGCTCAGCACTGCCTCCCCCGAAACGGACACCGCGCCACCGACCACCGCTGCCGCGAAGATCTTCAACCACCCCCGCAAAGCCTGGTACGTCGCTGCCTGGGACCACGAGGTCACCGGCAAGCAGCCGCTGGCCCGCACGGTCGCCGGGGTGCCGCTGGCGTTGTGGCGCAACGCAGAAGGCCGCGCGGTCGCTCTCGCGGACGCCTGCTGGCACCGGCTCGCGCCGCTGTCGAAGGGCAAGGTCCTGGGCGACGAGCTGCAGTGCCCCTACCACGGCCTGCGCTACAACGCGGCGGGTCGCTGCACCGGAATGCCCGCGCAGGAGACGATCAACCCCAGCGCGATGGTCCCCTCCTACCCGGTCGTCGAACGTTACCGGTACGTCTGGGTCTGGGTCGGCGATCCGGACCTGGCCGACCCGACCGCGGTGCCCGACATGCACCAGATGGACGACCCCGCCTGGGCCGGCGACGGCGAGACGATCCACGCCGACTGCAACTACCAGCTCATCCTCGACAACCTCATGGACCTCACCCACGAGGAGTTCGTGCACTCCTCGAGCATCGGCCAGGAAGAGCTGTCCGAGGCCGAGTTCGACGTGACCCACGAGGGCAACACGGTGACCGTCAGCCGGTGGATGCGCGACATCGACGCCCCACCGTTCTGGCTGAAGAACATGCGGGACAAGTTCCCGGACTTCTCCGGCAAGGTCGACCGCTGGCAGATCATCCACTTCGAAGCGCCGGGCACGATCCGCATCGACGTCGGTGTGGCGAAGGCGGGTACGGGTGCGCCCGAAGGGGATCGCAGCCAGGGCGTCAACGGGTACGTGATGAACACGATCACACCCGAGACCCATCGCACCTCCCACTACTTCTGGGCGTTCATGCGCAACTACCGGCTGGACAGCCAGACCATCACGACCCAGCTGCGCCAGGCGGTGCACGGGGTCTTCGGCGAGGACGAGGAGATGCTGCGCGCCCAGCAGCGCGCCATCGACGCCAATCCCGAGCACGAGTTCTACAGCCTCAACATCGACGCCGGCGGGATGTGGGTGCGCCAGATCCTCGAGCGCATGCTCGCGGCCGAGGGACGCCCCTCCTCCGCGGCGGACGCCGGTCAGGGGGCCTGA
- the murJ gene encoding murein biosynthesis integral membrane protein MurJ — MEHTVSAHPVLRADLSRPAAGTTVRRSAVVSGGILISRLTGLVRVVVAGAVLGPTYFANAFVATNMVPNLTYSVIAGPALALVIVPTVVQVLARGGTDRAIWLLGRLSGFLLIAASVLAGIVALSAPLLGWCLSLGIPQPLLREQAEQTTTVLVLLVAPQVVLYTAAALGAVAQQVRERFALAAVAPAAENVVLIAAVVVVGVHWGPGLDVAEITAGPLVVLGLGSTLAVAVHACLQLFGASRAGLPLRPSLRWRSDPEVASVLRRLRSSISLPLTRSAALYVLLAAASTVPGGVIVVQSAYTVMQVPTALGARAVSTVVLPGMSVAVARDDHSGFGASWRQALTLASITSLPPLLLLTVLAHPVASVLANGQLHSDELIDQLAACLAVIAVAQFAASVHMVGLDALFARLNTRCPRLASYALLAASLTVTVASLLVPDDQFRLVVLCGGLLAGELAGAVIVLFGLRAALRPERWIDHVQIVRALLACIAMVPIVAFGRWFLSVGEISRAGYVIVLGACGLASIAVYAGAVRIGWIGRCP; from the coding sequence GTGGAGCACACGGTGAGTGCTCACCCCGTGCTGCGCGCCGACCTGTCCCGGCCAGCCGCCGGGACAACAGTGCGGCGTTCTGCCGTCGTATCCGGCGGAATCCTCATCAGCCGACTGACCGGGCTTGTCCGGGTCGTCGTGGCTGGTGCGGTGCTCGGCCCGACCTACTTCGCGAACGCGTTCGTCGCCACGAACATGGTCCCCAACCTGACCTACAGCGTAATCGCGGGGCCCGCGCTCGCTCTCGTGATCGTCCCGACCGTGGTGCAGGTGCTCGCACGCGGTGGAACAGACCGAGCAATCTGGCTGCTCGGCCGGCTCAGCGGATTCCTGCTGATCGCTGCGTCAGTGCTAGCCGGTATCGTGGCGCTGTCCGCGCCGCTGCTCGGATGGTGCCTGAGCCTCGGCATCCCGCAGCCCTTGCTCCGGGAACAAGCCGAGCAGACGACAACAGTGCTCGTCCTGCTGGTCGCCCCACAGGTCGTGCTCTACACAGCAGCAGCGCTGGGGGCTGTTGCCCAGCAGGTCCGCGAACGCTTCGCACTGGCGGCCGTGGCTCCCGCAGCGGAGAACGTGGTGCTCATCGCCGCCGTAGTCGTGGTAGGTGTGCACTGGGGGCCGGGGCTCGATGTCGCGGAGATTACCGCTGGCCCGTTGGTCGTTCTCGGGCTTGGCAGCACCCTTGCCGTTGCGGTGCACGCTTGCCTTCAGTTGTTCGGGGCGTCCCGGGCGGGGCTGCCGCTGCGCCCGTCGTTGCGCTGGCGATCGGACCCGGAGGTCGCGTCCGTCCTACGACGGCTGCGCAGTTCGATCAGCCTGCCCCTTACCCGATCGGCCGCGCTGTACGTGCTCCTGGCCGCCGCGTCGACTGTGCCTGGCGGAGTCATCGTGGTGCAGAGCGCTTACACGGTCATGCAGGTCCCGACCGCGTTGGGGGCGCGGGCAGTATCGACCGTCGTCCTGCCCGGGATGTCAGTCGCAGTTGCACGTGACGACCACAGCGGTTTCGGCGCGTCGTGGCGACAAGCCCTGACGCTCGCGTCGATCACCAGCCTGCCTCCGTTGCTCTTGCTCACCGTGCTCGCTCACCCGGTGGCGAGCGTGCTGGCGAACGGGCAGTTGCACTCGGACGAGCTGATCGACCAGCTCGCGGCCTGCCTCGCGGTGATCGCAGTCGCCCAGTTCGCGGCGAGCGTGCACATGGTCGGCCTCGATGCGCTGTTCGCGCGGCTGAACACCCGCTGCCCGCGGCTGGCCAGCTACGCACTGCTGGCCGCGTCGCTCACCGTCACAGTCGCCTCACTGCTCGTACCGGACGACCAATTCCGCTTGGTGGTGCTGTGCGGGGGCCTGCTGGCGGGTGAGCTGGCCGGAGCGGTGATCGTGCTCTTCGGTCTGCGAGCCGCGTTGCGGCCCGAACGCTGGATCGACCACGTGCAGATCGTGCGGGCTCTTCTCGCCTGCATCGCGATGGTGCCGATCGTCGCTTTCGGCCGCTGGTTTCTGAGCGTCGGCGAGATCAGCCGGGCTGGATACGTGATCGTCCTCGGTGCGTGCGGACTGGCGTCGATCGCCGTCTACGCCGGAGCGGTGCGCATTGGCTGGATCGGACGATGCCCATGA